The Roseiconus lacunae genome contains the following window.
CGGTGGAGAACGAAGAGTCCGGAAGTGGAGGCGGATTCAAGCGATTCTCGCTGGGGCTCTCGGACATCAATAAATCCGCTCGCCCCATAAAGGACAGAGAGCGGAAAGAATGTACCGACCGCAAAATCGACTTTGTGGAGGTCGTTGTCGGTCACAGCCGAGATCAAAGCGAGTCACTACGGTTGTTTGTGAACTCGGAGTCGCTACGACGAGAATCCGTCCGCAACTTTCTGGGTTATTGCCTTTCTGACAACGCTCAAGCGTTGGTCGCATCACACGGAAAGCGGCTGTCGGTAGAGGAGTTGAACACTTCGAGAGCAACACTACGTATTGCGATTGCCGCCGCAAAACAAAACCCGGAGGGCAGCGAACCATCCGATCCACCGAAGGACCGGGCGTCGCGTTCCGACAATGGAGACTCA
Protein-coding sequences here:
- a CDS encoding substrate-binding domain-containing protein, which encodes MRNWLSVSLILLASFSRADSPVRVDGTSHMADVSRALITAAENTNYLITVENEESGSGGGFKRFSLGLSDINKSARPIKDRERKECTDRKIDFVEVVVGHSRDQSESLRLFVNSESLRRESVRNFLGYCLSDNAQALVASHGKRLSVEELNTSRATLRIAIAAAKQNPEGSEPSDPPKDRASRSDNGDSTAGPR